A single genomic interval of Granulicella tundricola MP5ACTX9 harbors:
- a CDS encoding thioredoxin family protein: MSKTESTMVELGTVAPPFELRDVVSGRAMGRDDVLALAWDDAMSDQTNLTAGSGAPKSGRHGLLVMFVCVHCPYVKHVEVELARIGVDYQGKIAIAAISSNDIVAYPQDGPEEMKKQAERLGWRFPYLLDESQEVARSYDAACTPDFFLFDAGMRLVYRGQLDGSRPRRGDSGNDEPVTGVDLRRAMDEVVAGRTPGVEQKTSLGCNIKWR, encoded by the coding sequence ATGTCTAAGACGGAGTCAACAATGGTGGAGTTGGGGACGGTTGCTCCGCCCTTTGAGCTGCGGGATGTGGTGAGCGGGCGGGCTATGGGGCGGGATGATGTGCTGGCGCTGGCCTGGGACGATGCGATGTCCGATCAGACGAATCTGACGGCGGGTAGTGGGGCTCCAAAGAGTGGGCGGCATGGGTTGCTGGTGATGTTCGTGTGCGTGCATTGTCCGTATGTGAAGCATGTGGAGGTGGAGCTGGCGCGGATCGGGGTGGACTACCAGGGGAAGATTGCGATTGCGGCGATCAGCTCCAACGACATTGTGGCGTATCCACAGGATGGGCCGGAAGAGATGAAGAAGCAGGCGGAGCGGCTGGGGTGGCGGTTCCCTTACCTGCTGGATGAATCGCAGGAGGTGGCGCGGTCTTATGACGCGGCTTGTACGCCTGATTTCTTTTTGTTCGATGCGGGGATGAGGCTGGTTTATCGGGGGCAACTGGATGGGAGCCGGCCTCGGCGTGGGGATTCTGGGAATGACGAGCCGGTGACGGGGGTGGATCTGCGGCGGGCTATGGATGAGGTGGTTGCGGGGCGGACGCCTGGGGTGGAGCAGAAGACCAGTCTGGGGTGCAATATCAAGTGGCGGTGA